The following are encoded together in the Streptomyces sp. NBC_01465 genome:
- a CDS encoding type II secretion system F family protein encodes MSGEVVHRLGVVVCVMAALGWLVFEAEERRRDRLVRRRMAALLAMERERRPRWRPAYGVWGRRWGGPLGAVVTGYVLVGGVAGGVVGLFAACGVWRWQRRRRPTGGGEKVGAGELPLAADLLAACVAAGASPREAAGAVGESLGGRVGEALAQTAAELRLGGEPARAWGRFGAIPGASALARCLERAGSTGAPAAGPVARLASGLRAEQARAARARAQRASVLITAPVGLCFLPAFLAVGVAPVVIGLASHLLYGN; translated from the coding sequence ATGAGCGGCGAAGTTGTCCACAGGCTGGGGGTGGTGGTGTGCGTGATGGCCGCCCTGGGGTGGCTGGTCTTCGAGGCGGAGGAGCGCCGCCGGGACCGGCTGGTGCGCCGGCGGATGGCCGCGCTCCTGGCGATGGAGCGCGAGCGGCGGCCTCGGTGGCGGCCCGCGTACGGAGTGTGGGGGAGGCGATGGGGCGGGCCGCTGGGGGCCGTGGTCACCGGATATGTGCTGGTGGGCGGGGTGGCCGGGGGTGTGGTCGGGCTGTTCGCGGCCTGTGGGGTGTGGCGGTGGCAGCGACGGCGCAGGCCTACCGGGGGTGGCGAGAAGGTCGGGGCCGGTGAACTCCCGCTTGCCGCGGATCTGTTGGCGGCCTGTGTCGCTGCCGGGGCGAGTCCGCGCGAGGCGGCCGGGGCGGTCGGGGAGTCGCTCGGGGGGCGGGTCGGCGAGGCGCTGGCGCAGACGGCGGCGGAGCTGCGGCTCGGTGGTGAACCGGCCCGGGCGTGGGGGCGGTTCGGGGCGATACCCGGGGCGTCGGCGCTGGCCCGCTGTCTGGAGCGGGCCGGGTCCACCGGAGCCCCGGCGGCCGGACCGGTGGCCCGGCTGGCCTCGGGGCTGCGGGCCGAGCAGGCCCGGGCGGCCAGGGCCCGCGCCCAGCGGGCGTCGGTGCTGATCACGGCTCCGGTGGGGCTCTGCTTTCTGCCGGCCTTCCTGGCAGTGGGAGTGGCGCCGGTGGTCATCGGCCTGGCGAGCCATCTGTTGTACGGCAACTGA
- a CDS encoding type II secretion system F family protein, with the protein MNGAMFAAVLCSGVALWLLVGRDQGLRRARLLLADGAVVEAAGPVWKAPVWAAWRRLRREWLCLPVAVVVAVLGESVLPLIAGAVAVPLVGRRLRRAAEARVRLRRVDAVIALCGAMAGELRAGRQPGQALLAVGRDSGALSGAEAAVLAAARFGGDVPGALRLAAREPGAEGLVGVAACWRVSVDGGAGLAAGLEGLERALRAERDQRADLRAELAGARSTVVILAVLPVMGLLLGTGLGADPLRTLLHSPAGIGCLVVGGALEAAGLVWAGRIVRAGECA; encoded by the coding sequence ATGAACGGGGCGATGTTCGCGGCGGTGCTGTGTTCCGGGGTGGCGTTGTGGCTGCTCGTGGGCCGCGACCAGGGGCTGCGGAGGGCGCGGCTGCTCCTCGCGGACGGGGCGGTGGTGGAGGCTGCCGGGCCGGTGTGGAAGGCGCCCGTGTGGGCCGCCTGGCGTCGGCTGCGGCGGGAGTGGCTGTGTCTGCCGGTGGCCGTGGTGGTGGCCGTACTGGGCGAGTCCGTACTGCCGTTGATCGCGGGTGCGGTGGCGGTGCCCCTGGTGGGGCGGCGGTTGAGGCGGGCGGCTGAGGCGCGGGTGAGGTTGAGGCGGGTCGATGCGGTGATCGCGCTGTGCGGGGCCATGGCGGGCGAGCTGCGGGCGGGGCGGCAGCCGGGGCAGGCGTTGCTCGCCGTGGGACGGGACTCGGGGGCGCTCAGCGGGGCGGAGGCGGCGGTTCTGGCGGCGGCGCGGTTCGGCGGCGACGTACCCGGTGCGCTGCGGCTGGCGGCGCGGGAACCGGGCGCCGAGGGGCTGGTCGGGGTCGCGGCCTGCTGGCGGGTCTCGGTGGACGGCGGGGCGGGGCTCGCGGCCGGGCTCGAGGGCCTGGAGCGGGCGTTGCGCGCGGAGCGGGACCAACGGGCCGATCTGCGCGCCGAATTGGCGGGGGCGCGCTCGACCGTGGTGATTCTCGCCGTGCTGCCGGTGATGGGGCTGCTGCTGGGGACGGGTCTTGGCGCCGACCCGTTGCGGACGCTGCTGCACTCGCCGGCGGGGATCGGCTGTCTGGTGGTGGGCGGGGCGCTGGAGGCGGCCGGGCTGGTGTGGGCCGGGCGGATCGTACGAGCGGGGGAGTGTGCATGA